Proteins from one Triticum aestivum cultivar Chinese Spring chromosome 7A, IWGSC CS RefSeq v2.1, whole genome shotgun sequence genomic window:
- the LOC123149421 gene encoding probable histone H2AXb — MAIAGSGRGKAKPAASAKSVSRSSKAGLQFPVGRVARYLKVGKYAQRVGAGAPVYLAAVLEYLAAETLELAGNAARDNKKNRIVPRHIQLAVRNDEELSRLLGSVTIAAGGVLPSIHTTLLPKKAGKGKGDIGSASQEF, encoded by the exons ATGGCCATTGCCGGCAGCGGGAGGGGAAAGGCGAAGCCCGCCGCCAGCGCCAAGTCCGTGTCCCGGTCGTCCAAGGCCGGCCTGCAGTTCCCCGTCGGCCGCGTCGCCCGGTACCTCAAGGTCGGCAAGTACGCGCAGCGCGTCGGCGCCGGCGCCCCCGTCTACCTCGCCGCCGTCCTCGAGTACCTCGCCGCAGAG ACCCTGGAGCTCGCCGGGAACGCGGCGCGGGACAACAAGAAGAACCGGATCGTGCCGCGCCACATCCAGCTGGCGGTGCGCAACGACGAGGAGCTGAGCCGGCTGCTGGGCTCGGTCACCATCGCCGCCGGCGGGGTGCTGCCCAGCATCCACACCACGCTGCTCCCCAAGAAGGCCGGCAAGGGCAAGGGCGACATCGGCTCCGCTTCCCAGGAGTTCTAG